The genomic interval GGTCAAGAATGCACCCTGCTTGGTTTAGAATAGGAGGAGTTTCTCAGGATTTGCCTATAGGATGGAACAAGTTATTAAAAAATTTTTTAGATTGGATACCTAATAGATTAAATAAATATTATTCAACTATTTTAAAAAATAGTATATTTATTAGTAGATCAAAAAATATAGCTGTTTATAATAAAGATGAAGCATTATCATGGGGTGTAACAGGTGCCGGATTAAGAGCTACAGGAATAAATTTTGACATACGTAAGTCTAGACCGTATTCTGGATATGAGAACTTTGATTTTAAAATACCTTTAGGAGAAAATAATAGTGATTGTTATACTAGAGTAATATTAAAGTTTGAAGAAATTTTTCAAAGTTTATGTATTTTAAAACAATGTATGAATAATATGCCAGAAGGACCTTTTAAATCTGATCATCCTTTGACTACAACTCCTCCTAAAGAATTAGTTTTAAATGACATTGATAGTATGATATCTCATTTTTTGCAAGTTTCTTGGGGTACAATAATGCCTATAAATGAATCTTTCCAAATGATAGAAGGAACTAAAGGAATAAATAGTTATTATATAATTAGTGATGGAAGTAATATGAGTTACAGAACTAGAATAAGAACGCCTAGTTTTCCTCATTTACAGCAAATTCCTTCAGTAATAAATGGTTATAATATTTCTGATTTAATATCATACTTAGGAAGTATAGATTTTGTAATGTCTGATGTAGATAGATAAATAATTAACTTAAAAATTTAATATATACAAAAACAATATGAAAAAAATATTGAGTAAAGAAGAAAAAACATTTATTTTAAAAGAATTAAATAAATATAAAAATCCTGATGCTGTTATTATAGAAATTCTTAAATTTGTACAAAAAAGATTGAGATGGATTTCTTTAGATACTATAAAAGAAATTTCAAAAATTATTTCTGTTCCAGCCTCTAAAATAGATAGTATAGCTACTTTTTATAATCAAATATTTAGAAGGCCTGTAGGAAAAAATATTATAAAATATTGTGATGGTGTGGTGTGTTATATAAATGGATACGAAAAAATAGAAGCAGAACTTTCTAATTATTTAAAAATTCAACCTGGTAATACTACAAAAGATAAAAAATTTACTTTAATACCAATTTGTTGCTTAGGAAATTGTCATAATAGTCCTACTATTATGATAAATGAAAATTTGTTTTCTAATGTTACTAAAAAATCAATAATAACTATATTAGATAATATTATATGAAAAATTTTTTTAATAAAAATGAAGAAACTCATCCATTAACATGGAGAATAAAAGATTTAAATAGTTCTATTTTTATAGATGAATATGAGAATAAAAAAGGTTATTTTGCTTTAAAGTTCGCTTTAAAAAATTTATCACCTGATGAAGTTATTTCAATTATAAAAAGCTCTAAATTAAAAGGAAGAGGTGGTGCAGGATTTTTTACTGGAAAAAAATGGGATTTAATGCCTAAAAAAAAAAATATTTTAGAAGATAGATATTTGATTTGTAATGCAGATGAGATGGAACCTGGAACATATAAAGATAGATTTTTGATAGAAAAATTACCTCATCTTTTATTAGAAGGAATAATATTAAGTGCATATGCTATAGGAGCTTCTGTTAGTTATATATTTTTAAGAGAAGAATATGTACTGTCAAAAATTTTATTAGAAAAATCTATATTAGAAGCTAAAAATAAAAATTATATAGGAAAAAATATATTAAATAGTGGATTTAATTTAAAAATTTTTATACATACAGGTGCAGGTAGGTACATTTGTGGTGAAGAAACAGCTTTAATAAATTCTATAGAAGGGAAAAGACCCAATCCTAGATATAAACCTCCATTTCCTTCTCATTTTGGTTTATGGGGTAAACCAACATGTGTAAACAATGTAGAAACTTTAGCAAATGTTCCAGCAATAGTTTTAAATGGTTCAAGTTGGTATAAAAATATTTCTAATAACGATGATACTGGAACTAAGTTAATGGGATTTTCAGGCAAAGTTAAAAATCCAGGTTTATGGGAAGTTCCATTTGGATTAACAGCTAGAGAATTATTAGAAGATTATGCTTGCGGTATGAAAGATGGATATAGCTTGAAGGCCTGGCTACCGGGAGGTTCTAGTACCGGTATTTTAACAGAATCTTATTTAGATGTATCTATGGATTTCAATAGTATTAATATAATTGGTAGTAGATTAGGAACTGCTATATCTATCGCAGTTGATAATAGTATTAATATTGTTTCTTTATTATTAAATATAGAAATGTTTTTCTCTAGAGAATCCTGTGGTTGGTGTACACCATGTAGAGAAGGTTTACCATGGTCTATAAAAATATTAAAAGATCTTGTTAATAAAAATGGAAGATTAGGTGATGTTGAAATGTTAGAAAAAATATGTAAAAATTTAGGTATAGGCAAGACTTTTTGTTCTTTTGCTCCTGGAGCTGTTAGCCCACTGTATAATGGTATTAAATATTTTAGAGAAGAATTTGACAATGGTATAGATACTAATTTACCAATTTATGAAAAAAAAGTTTGTGGTATTCAATCAAATATTTTTTCTTAATATATAAATTTAATTTTTTAGTAATTTTTTTTTTGGATACAATATTATGGCTATAATGTTAATAGATAAAGAAAAGTATAGAATTGATCTTTCAAAAAATATATTACAAAATTGTCTTTTAAATAATATTAATTTGCCATATTTTTGTTGGCATCCAATTTTGGGTAGTGTTGGTTCATGCAGACAATGCGCTGTAAAACATGTTTTTTTAGATGATAATGGTGTCATGCAAAGTAGAATAATTATGTCTTGTATGACAAAACCAGAAAATAATATGAAAATTTTTGTAAACGATTATGAAGTTTATAAATTCAGAAAAAGTATTATAGAATTTTTAATGTTAAATCATCCGCATGATTGTCCAATATGTTCTGAAGGTGGTAGTTGTCATTTACAGGATATGACTGTTATTGCTGGTCACAACATGAGAAAGTATAGATATAAAAAAAGGGTATATAAAAATCAATATTTAGGTAAATTTATATCTCATAAAATGAATAGATGTATTTCCTGTTATAGATGTGTAAGATTTTATAAAGATTATGCTGATGGTAAAGATTTTGATGTATATGGTATTTCTAATAATCTTTATTTTGGAAGAGTTGAAGATGGAGATTTGGAAAGTGAACATTCTGGAAATTTAGTAGAAATTTGTCCTACCGGAGTTTTTACTGATAAGTTGTATAATAATAATTACAGTAGAAAATGGGATATGCAGAATGCACCTAGTGTTTGTAATTTTTGTAGTATAGGTTGTAATATAATTGGTAGTGAAAGACTTGGAACATTAAGAAAAATAGAAAATAGATATCATGGTGATATAAATAGATATTTTATTTGTGATTTAGGAAGATTTGGTAATAATTTTATAAATAAAGATAATATTCCATTATATCCATTTTTTTTTAAAAAAAATAAAAAATTTAAATTGACTGTAGATAAAGCAATTGAAAAAGCAAAAAATATTTTAGTTAATTCAAATAAAATATTAGGAATAGGTTCTGTAAGATCTAGCATAGAAAATAATTTTTCTTTATTAAATTTAGTAGGAAAAAAAAATTTTTCTAATGGAATGATTAAAGAAGAAAGTGATTGTATAAATGTAATGTTAAATTTTTTAAAAAAAAATTCTATAAAAATTCCTTCTTTAAGAGAAATTGAAAATTGTGATTTAGCTATAATTATAGGTCAAGATATTACTATAACAGCACCTAGAATGTCTTTGTCAATAAGACAATCTGTAAAAAATCAAATTAAGAAAAATTATTTTAATTTTAAACAAGTTTGTAAATCTATGAAAATTTCTTATAAAAATAAAATTTTTAATAATAAAGATAATAGTTCTATTTTTATATTGAGTAATGATTTTACAAAATTAGATGATATTTCAAAATTGAATTATTATAGTGATTATGAAGATCAAGCAAAATTTTTATTTTTTTTAAAAAATATTATAAATGGAAAAAAAATTGAAAAATGTGATTTTTTTATTTCCATTGAAAAAAAGTTATTATATATATCTGAAATGTTGTTGAAGTCTAAAAATCCTGTTTTCATACTAAGTTTAAATGATAATAATTTAAATTTGACAAAATCTTTTATTAATTTTATTAGTGTTTTACAAAAAATTAATATAAATGTTGGAATTGTGTTTTTAACTCAGAGTGCTAATAGTATTAGTAATGCTATTATGAGTAAAATTTCTTTAAATGAAATTTTAAAAGTAGCTTGTATAAAAGATAATATTGCCATTATTCTTATGGAAACAGACTTATATAGATTGATACCAGAAAAAATTATTAGAAATATTTTTAAAAGAAGAAATAAAATAATAGTATTAGATCATTTAAATACTAATAGTATGAATAAATTTACTTTATCATTACCATCTAAAAGTTTTCTTGAAAGCTCAGGAACAATAATAAATTATGAAATTAGGTCTCAAAAATATTTTAAGATATTTGATAAAAAAGTTCATAATGAGTTTTGTTTTAGAATGGAAAGTTGGAAATGGTTGAAAAAAATATATTATAAAATAAATAAAAAAGTATCAAAATGTAATAATTTAAAAAATATATTAAGTTTATGTGTTAAAAAAATTCCTGATTTTATAGGAATTGAAGATTTTTTATCAAGCTCTAACATAAAATTTTTAGATCAAAAAGTACCTAGATATGCTAATAGAGCAAGTGGAAGAACAATGTTACGAAGTAAAAAAGAAGATTTTAAAAAAAATATTATTTGTGATTCAGAAACTATTTTTTCTTTTTCTATGGAAGGATATCAAAATTTTAACAATAAAATAGAACATATTCCTTTTGTATGGAATCCAGGAATAAATTCGTCTCAAGCATGGAACAATATTTCTAAAAAAAATTTTTTTTCTGGAAAAAAATTACTAAAATCAACGAAAAAAAGAAAAAATATAAATTATAAAATTGTTTTTAAAAATAAAATTAATAAAAAAAGATTTATTGTTACTAAATATAATATGTTGTTTGCATCTGAAGAAATGTCACAATTTTCTAATTTTATGTCTATAAAAGATAATTTAATACCAGGGTTTTTTAGTTTTAAATATATTGATTCTTTAAAATTAAAGGAAAAAAGTATATTTTTATTTAGATTTAATTCTAAAAACTTTAAAATTGTAATATATTTTTCAAAATTTTTAAAATATGGTTATATTTCTCTTCCTATAGGATCTTTTGGAATTCCGGTATTTTTAAATGGTTATGAGATAAAAAAATTTAAAATAATATAAATTTATTAATTAAAAAAAAAGAAAAATTATGAATATTTTATTAGAATTTTTAAAATTTTTTTCATTTATATTTTTTATATCATTATTGGGAGCTTTTTTAAGTATTTTTGAAAGAAAAGTTTTAGCTATATTACAAAATAGATGTGGGCCTAATAGAGTTGGATGGTTTGGTTGTTTACAAATTTTTGCTGATATGATAAAAATATTATTTAAAGAAGATTGGGTGCCTCCATTTAGCAAAAAATTTCTATTTATTATATCTCCAATAATATCATTTTGTATATCTTTATTTATGTTTTTTATAATTCCATTTTCTGATAAATATAATTTATTAAATTTGAACATAGGAATATTATTTTTTTTAATGTTATCCAGTTTAACAACTTATTCAATATTATTATCTGGATTTTCAAGTAATAATAAATATTCTTTATTGGGATCAATTAGAGCAATTGCTCAAACTATTAGTTATGAAATTTTTTTAGGGATTTCTTTAATGTCTATTGTTATAAAATCTAATTCTTATAATATTAATGATATAATAGTTAGTCAAAAACATATTTGGAATATTGTACCTCAATTTTTAAATTTTTTTGTATTTTTTATAGCTAGTTTAGCTATATGTCATAGACATCCTTTTGATCAACCAGAATCTGAACAAGAATTAGCTGATGGGTATCATATAGAATATTCTGGAATGAAATTTGGAATGTTTTTCATTTCAGAATATATATCAATTTTTTCTGTTTCAGCATTCATTTCATGTATTTTTTTTGGAGGTTATTTAGGAATAGATTCACATCCTATATTTTCTTTAATGTTAAAAACTTTCTTTTTTGTTTTTTTATTTATTTTGGTAAGAGCATCTATTCCTAGACCTAGATATGATAAAATTATTTCTTTTGGATGGAAATTTTGTTTTCCAATTTCTTTGTTAAATTTATTTAGTACAGCATTTTTTGTGTTAATGCATTCTTAAAGGAAAATGTTATGAAATTTTTGAAATATATTTTTTTTGGATTTTTTTCGCAAATAAGAAGTATTTTTATTACATTAATTAATATTTTTTATAAAAAAGAAACAATAATGTATCCAGAAGAAAAAGTTAAATTATCTCCTAGATATAAAGGTAGAATAGTGTTAACACAAGATCATAATGGAAATGATAGATGTGTTGCATGTAATTTATGTGCTTCAGTGTGTCCATCTAGTTGTATAATTTTGCAGCAAAAAAAAGATAATAATGGTAGAAATTATCCAAAATTTTTTAAAATAGATTTTTCTAGATGTATTTTCTGTGGATTATGTGAAGAAGCTTGTCCTACATCAGCTATACAACTTATACCAGATTTTGAACTTGCTGATTATAAAAAAGAAAATTTAATATATGAAAAAGAAGATTTAGTAATTCCGAGTCAAGGTAAGTATTTAGATTATGATTTTTATAAAGTTTCTGGTGTTAATACTAAAAATAAAAACATTTCTATAAAAAATAATAAATCTATTGATTATGTTGACACAAAAAAAATATTACCTTAATAAATTAGGAACTTTATATGAAACTTATATTTTTTTTATCTAGTTTTGTTTTGTTTATTTCTATATTTTTTATAATCTTTGGGAATAATTTATTATATTCAACATTATTTTTAATAATTTCATTTTTATCTACTTCTGTTATATTTTTTTTGTTAGGTTCATATTTGTCTGGTTTTTTTCAAGTTATCATTTATTCTGGAGCAATTTTGTTACTTTTTATTTTTGTTGTAATGATCATTAAAGATAAAAACAAAAATTTTATTATTTCTATTAGTATGAAAAGAATTTTTAAAATATTTTTATGTTTTTTAATTTGTGGTATTTTTATTATAGATATTATATATCCTTTTTTGCATTTTTTTGATTTTAATAAATCTTTCAAAATAGTTTCTCCGGAAAGAGTTGGAAAAATTTTGTTTTCAGATTATTTTTTTGTAATTGAATTATCTTCTATTTTAATGTTAGAAGCTTTAATTCTATCCTTTTATTTCAATAAAAGTTATAAAGATTTTCATAAAAATTAAATGTATTTAGGAGTATTTATGTCATTAACATTTTATTGTTTTTTATTATCTGTTATTATGTTTTCGTTAGGAATTCTTATTTTTATTTTGAAAAAAAATTTTTTTTTTATGCTAATTGGTTTAGAAATAATGTTAAATGCATGTTTATTACTTTTTGTTTGCGCCGGAAACTATTGGAATAATGAAATTGGTCAAATAATTTATATATTTATGATAACAATATCTTCTGCAGAAATTTGTATAAATTTATCATTATTATTTAATTTTTATAAGATTAATAATACATTAAATATAAGTTCATTAAGTGAGTTAAAAAAATGAGTATTATTCTCTCAACAATTTTATGTCCTATAATAGGATTTTTTTTATTGATTTTTTTAAAAAAATTGTTTAATAAAAAGATTTTATTTTTTATTGGTTTTTTTTCATTATTTATATCTTTTTTGTCTAGTTTATTTTGTTTATATTTATTTAACAAATTAAATAAAAAATATTTTTTATTTAACATATGGAATTTAATTTCAATAGATAAATTTAAATTTGATATTAGTTTTTTATTAGATGAGTTATCTTTATCTATGTTGATAATGATAACAGGAATTGGAATTTTAATATATTCTTTTTCTTATTGGTATATGCATGTAGAAAGAGAATTAATAAAATTTTTTTCTTATATAAATTTATTCATATCTAGTATGTCTATTTTGGTATTAGCTAATAATTTTTTATTAATTTATTTTGGATGGGAAAGTGTAGGGATTTGTTCTTATTTGTTAGTTAGTTTTTATAATAAAGATGTTAAAAATGTTTTTCATTCTATGAAATCTTTTTTAATATCTAAAATAAGTGATGTATTTTTTTTAATATCTATATTATTAATATATTTTTGTTTTCATACATTTAATATAGTTGAAATATTTAATATAATAAAATTTGATAAATCATATGAAAATTTATATTTAATTAAATTAATTTGTATGTTTTTACTTTTATCATCTATATCAAAGTCTGCTCAATATCCATTTCATACTTGGTTACCTAATGCTATGGTAGGTCCTACTCCAGCTTCTGCTTTAATACATTCTGCTACTATGGTAACTTCTGGAGTATATTTAATATCTAGATTGAGAAATATTTTTTTATTATATGACAATATATTTTATCTGTTATGTTTAATAGGATCTTTTTCTATTATTTTTGGTAGTATGTCTGCAATTTTTAATAAAAATATAAAAAATATTTTAGCATATTCTACAATAAGTCAAATTGGATATATGTTTTTATCAATAGGAGTAAAAGCTTGGAATTGTGCTATTTTTCATTTGATTAGTCATGCTATTTTTAAATCTTTAATATTTATTTCTTCATGTTATATAATTTTATATAACAATAATGAGCAGAACATATTTAAAATTAGTTTTCAAAAAAAAAAAAATGTATTAGTTTATTTTTCTTTTTTAATAGGTTTATTATCTTTAATGTCATTTCCAATAATTACATTAGGTTTTTATAGTAAAGGAGAAATATTATATAAAATAATAGAATCAAAAAATTATGTATTTTTTTTAATAGCTGTTTTTGGAGCAATATTGACTACTTTATATACATCTAGATTAATATTTAATATTTTTAAAACAAAAAATAAATTGTTCAAAACAAATTTATATGAAAATTTTTTTCATGACGTTCCTATATTAATTTTAATGATTATATCAACTTTTTTTGGAATTTTTATAATACCTGATTTATCAAATTTTTTTAGTGATTTTTTTATAAAAAATTATTTTTATATTTTATTAGAAATTGTTTTTAGTTTAATTACTGTTTTTACAATTTTTTTATACTTTAGCATATTTACTAAAAAAATTATTTTTAAAAATTGTAGCATGTATAAAAAAATTTATATATTTTTAGAAGAAATATTTAAAAAAGACTTATATTTTAATAGTTTTTATAATGTTTTAGAGAAGTTATATAATTATTTTTCTTCAATTTTTTATAAAGACATTTATATTTGTATTATTTATTTTATTTCAAAATTTATAAAATATGTAAATAAATTCTTTTTATTGTTTCATTCTGGAAATTTACAAACATATATATTAATATTTTTTGTAATATCTACTTTTATTTTTACTTTAATAATAATGTAACAAAATTTATATTTTTAAAATTTTTATATTGAAAAAATATAGTTTTATTTTTTGTATTTCTTTGTTTATTTAAATATGTTTTATTATTTT from Buchnera aphidicola (Astegopteryx bambusae) carries:
- the nuoE gene encoding NADH-quinone oxidoreductase subunit NuoE; the encoded protein is MKKILSKEEKTFILKELNKYKNPDAVIIEILKFVQKRLRWISLDTIKEISKIISVPASKIDSIATFYNQIFRRPVGKNIIKYCDGVVCYINGYEKIEAELSNYLKIQPGNTTKDKKFTLIPICCLGNCHNSPTIMINENLFSNVTKKSIITILDNII
- the nuoF gene encoding NADH-quinone oxidoreductase subunit NuoF, which gives rise to MKNFFNKNEETHPLTWRIKDLNSSIFIDEYENKKGYFALKFALKNLSPDEVISIIKSSKLKGRGGAGFFTGKKWDLMPKKKNILEDRYLICNADEMEPGTYKDRFLIEKLPHLLLEGIILSAYAIGASVSYIFLREEYVLSKILLEKSILEAKNKNYIGKNILNSGFNLKIFIHTGAGRYICGEETALINSIEGKRPNPRYKPPFPSHFGLWGKPTCVNNVETLANVPAIVLNGSSWYKNISNNDDTGTKLMGFSGKVKNPGLWEVPFGLTARELLEDYACGMKDGYSLKAWLPGGSSTGILTESYLDVSMDFNSINIIGSRLGTAISIAVDNSINIVSLLLNIEMFFSRESCGWCTPCREGLPWSIKILKDLVNKNGRLGDVEMLEKICKNLGIGKTFCSFAPGAVSPLYNGIKYFREEFDNGIDTNLPIYEKKVCGIQSNIFS
- the nuoG gene encoding NADH-quinone oxidoreductase subunit NuoG, which encodes MAIMLIDKEKYRIDLSKNILQNCLLNNINLPYFCWHPILGSVGSCRQCAVKHVFLDDNGVMQSRIIMSCMTKPENNMKIFVNDYEVYKFRKSIIEFLMLNHPHDCPICSEGGSCHLQDMTVIAGHNMRKYRYKKRVYKNQYLGKFISHKMNRCISCYRCVRFYKDYADGKDFDVYGISNNLYFGRVEDGDLESEHSGNLVEICPTGVFTDKLYNNNYSRKWDMQNAPSVCNFCSIGCNIIGSERLGTLRKIENRYHGDINRYFICDLGRFGNNFINKDNIPLYPFFFKKNKKFKLTVDKAIEKAKNILVNSNKILGIGSVRSSIENNFSLLNLVGKKNFSNGMIKEESDCINVMLNFLKKNSIKIPSLREIENCDLAIIIGQDITITAPRMSLSIRQSVKNQIKKNYFNFKQVCKSMKISYKNKIFNNKDNSSIFILSNDFTKLDDISKLNYYSDYEDQAKFLFFLKNIINGKKIEKCDFFISIEKKLLYISEMLLKSKNPVFILSLNDNNLNLTKSFINFISVLQKININVGIVFLTQSANSISNAIMSKISLNEILKVACIKDNIAIILMETDLYRLIPEKIIRNIFKRRNKIIVLDHLNTNSMNKFTLSLPSKSFLESSGTIINYEIRSQKYFKIFDKKVHNEFCFRMESWKWLKKIYYKINKKVSKCNNLKNILSLCVKKIPDFIGIEDFLSSSNIKFLDQKVPRYANRASGRTMLRSKKEDFKKNIICDSETIFSFSMEGYQNFNNKIEHIPFVWNPGINSSQAWNNISKKNFFSGKKLLKSTKKRKNINYKIVFKNKINKKRFIVTKYNMLFASEEMSQFSNFMSIKDNLIPGFFSFKYIDSLKLKEKSIFLFRFNSKNFKIVIYFSKFLKYGYISLPIGSFGIPVFLNGYEIKKFKII
- the nuoH gene encoding NADH-quinone oxidoreductase subunit NuoH: MNILLEFLKFFSFIFFISLLGAFLSIFERKVLAILQNRCGPNRVGWFGCLQIFADMIKILFKEDWVPPFSKKFLFIISPIISFCISLFMFFIIPFSDKYNLLNLNIGILFFLMLSSLTTYSILLSGFSSNNKYSLLGSIRAIAQTISYEIFLGISLMSIVIKSNSYNINDIIVSQKHIWNIVPQFLNFFVFFIASLAICHRHPFDQPESEQELADGYHIEYSGMKFGMFFISEYISIFSVSAFISCIFFGGYLGIDSHPIFSLMLKTFFFVFLFILVRASIPRPRYDKIISFGWKFCFPISLLNLFSTAFFVLMHS
- the nuoI gene encoding NADH-quinone oxidoreductase subunit NuoI: MKFLKYIFFGFFSQIRSIFITLINIFYKKETIMYPEEKVKLSPRYKGRIVLTQDHNGNDRCVACNLCASVCPSSCIILQQKKDNNGRNYPKFFKIDFSRCIFCGLCEEACPTSAIQLIPDFELADYKKENLIYEKEDLVIPSQGKYLDYDFYKVSGVNTKNKNISIKNNKSIDYVDTKKILP
- a CDS encoding NADH-quinone oxidoreductase subunit J; translation: MKLIFFLSSFVLFISIFFIIFGNNLLYSTLFLIISFLSTSVIFFLLGSYLSGFFQVIIYSGAILLLFIFVVMIIKDKNKNFIISISMKRIFKIFLCFLICGIFIIDIIYPFLHFFDFNKSFKIVSPERVGKILFSDYFFVIELSSILMLEALILSFYFNKSYKDFHKN
- the nuoK gene encoding NADH-quinone oxidoreductase subunit NuoK is translated as MSLTFYCFLLSVIMFSLGILIFILKKNFFFMLIGLEIMLNACLLLFVCAGNYWNNEIGQIIYIFMITISSAEICINLSLLFNFYKINNTLNISSLSELKK
- a CDS encoding NADH-quinone oxidoreductase subunit 5 family protein, with translation MSIILSTILCPIIGFFLLIFLKKLFNKKILFFIGFFSLFISFLSSLFCLYLFNKLNKKYFLFNIWNLISIDKFKFDISFLLDELSLSMLIMITGIGILIYSFSYWYMHVERELIKFFSYINLFISSMSILVLANNFLLIYFGWESVGICSYLLVSFYNKDVKNVFHSMKSFLISKISDVFFLISILLIYFCFHTFNIVEIFNIIKFDKSYENLYLIKLICMFLLLSSISKSAQYPFHTWLPNAMVGPTPASALIHSATMVTSGVYLISRLRNIFLLYDNIFYLLCLIGSFSIIFGSMSAIFNKNIKNILAYSTISQIGYMFLSIGVKAWNCAIFHLISHAIFKSLIFISSCYIILYNNNEQNIFKISFQKKKNVLVYFSFLIGLLSLMSFPIITLGFYSKGEILYKIIESKNYVFFLIAVFGAILTTLYTSRLIFNIFKTKNKLFKTNLYENFFHDVPILILMIISTFFGIFIIPDLSNFFSDFFIKNYFYILLEIVFSLITVFTIFLYFSIFTKKIIFKNCSMYKKIYIFLEEIFKKDLYFNSFYNVLEKLYNYFSSIFYKDIYICIIYFISKFIKYVNKFFLLFHSGNLQTYILIFFVISTFIFTLIIM